From the genome of Flavobacterium ovatum, one region includes:
- a CDS encoding tRNA-dihydrouridine synthase family protein, with amino-acid sequence MDYTLLSSPLQGFTDFRFRNAQNKLFGGIDTFYSPYIRLNGKLVIKSSYDRDLLPENNVGLEVIPQIITNDADEFLFVAKYVKELGYKELNWNLGCPYPMVTKSGMGSGLISNTEKINHILDRAHSETDILVSMKMRLGYETTQEIIDVMPILDKYPLKNIAIHARLGKQLYKGGVHLDAFQNCIDTTKHKLYYNGDITSVAKFHEMQERFPTIDHWMIGRALIADPFLPSMIKNNTHEYPDNKLEVFKQFHDTLYEIYSESLSGQTHILLKMYHLWEYFSTTFSNPHKVLKQIKKAQSIRNYEAAVVEIFKKG; translated from the coding sequence ATGGATTACACGTTATTATCTTCCCCACTACAAGGATTTACCGACTTTAGATTTAGAAACGCTCAAAACAAATTGTTTGGCGGAATTGATACTTTTTACTCACCATACATTCGGTTGAACGGTAAATTGGTTATCAAATCTTCGTATGATCGCGATTTATTGCCTGAAAATAATGTGGGTTTGGAAGTGATTCCGCAAATAATCACCAATGATGCCGACGAATTTTTGTTCGTTGCCAAGTATGTCAAAGAATTAGGGTATAAAGAGCTGAATTGGAACCTTGGTTGTCCCTACCCGATGGTTACCAAAAGCGGAATGGGAAGTGGATTAATTAGCAATACCGAAAAAATCAACCATATTCTAGACAGAGCACATTCTGAAACAGATATTCTTGTTTCTATGAAAATGCGTTTGGGATACGAAACGACTCAGGAGATTATTGATGTAATGCCTATTTTGGACAAATATCCGCTAAAAAATATTGCCATTCACGCTCGTTTAGGCAAGCAATTGTACAAAGGTGGTGTTCATTTGGATGCTTTTCAAAATTGCATTGACACTACCAAACACAAATTGTATTATAACGGCGATATTACATCAGTTGCGAAGTTTCACGAAATGCAAGAACGCTTCCCAACTATAGACCACTGGATGATTGGTAGAGCCTTGATTGCCGACCCTTTTTTGCCGTCAATGATTAAAAATAATACCCACGAATATCCTGACAACAAACTAGAAGTTTTTAAACAATTTCACGATACTTTATACGAAATCTACAGCGAATCGTTATCGGGACAAACCCATATTTTACTAAAGATGTATCACCTATGGGAATATTTTTCGACTACTTTTTCTAATCCGCACAAAGTATTGAAACAGATTAAAAAAGCACAAAGTATAAGAAACTATGAAGCTGCAGTTGTTGAAATTTTCAAAAAAGGATAA
- a CDS encoding TonB-dependent receptor, whose product MKILYTFIFSCIAFSISAQKSNGVVVDELGNPIENAYLVNSEFNTHAHTNELGMFSIEKSESGNTLKITAFGYKKTDYLVQSNGNRIVLEDAIFKLNEIIIQPKLSAMNVISKIDLQIAPVNSSQEILRKVPGLFIGQHAGGGKAEQIFLRGFDIDHGTDISISVDGMPVNMVSHAHGQGYADLHFVIPETVEKIDFGKGSYYADKGDFATAGYVAFQTKEKLDKSIISLEVGQFNTQRLVGMLNLLGNQKKQSAYIATEYILSDGPFDSSQNFNRVNLLGKYTTLIDENSKFIFTASHFSSRWDASGQIPQRLVDQGSISRFGAVDNTEGGSTSRTNINVALVKSIDENTFVKANVFYSKYDFELFSNFTFFLDDPINGDQIKQKENRSIYGMNSEWNKKLKYNDWNVLLQVGAGFRADATIDTELSHTKGRTTVIDPIKLGDIEEFNGFNYWNAEFRYGKLMINPAVRFDYFKFNYQDKLAATYRTQSETEFKVSPKLNFIYTQNNSLQFFFKTGFGFHSNDARVVVQNNGKEILPTSIGFDLGSIFKATPKVLVNAALWALYLQQEFVYVGDAGVIEPSGKTKRMGADLGIRYQMNDYLFLDSDVTYTYARSIDEPSGQNYIPLAPDFTATGGLSFQKWNGFSGGIHYRHLKSRPANEDNSIIAKGYGIVDCNINYDVKNVTFGLSVENLFNKEWNETQFATETRLQNEPNSVEEIHFTPGTPFYLKGKISYKF is encoded by the coding sequence ATGAAAATTTTATATACTTTTATTTTTTCGTGCATAGCTTTTTCAATTTCTGCTCAAAAAAGTAATGGAGTAGTGGTAGACGAACTAGGTAATCCTATTGAAAATGCTTATTTGGTCAATTCAGAATTCAATACGCACGCACACACCAATGAGTTGGGAATGTTTAGTATCGAAAAATCAGAAAGCGGAAATACATTGAAAATTACAGCTTTCGGTTATAAAAAGACAGACTATTTGGTACAATCTAATGGAAATAGAATTGTATTGGAAGATGCTATTTTCAAATTGAACGAAATTATTATTCAGCCAAAATTGTCTGCTATGAATGTGATTTCCAAAATCGATTTGCAAATCGCTCCCGTTAATTCGTCACAAGAAATATTGCGTAAAGTTCCTGGTTTATTCATCGGTCAACATGCGGGTGGTGGAAAAGCCGAACAAATTTTCTTGAGAGGTTTTGATATTGACCACGGAACCGATATATCAATTTCTGTAGACGGAATGCCCGTAAATATGGTTTCGCACGCACACGGACAAGGCTATGCCGATTTGCATTTTGTGATTCCAGAAACGGTAGAGAAAATTGATTTCGGAAAAGGGTCGTACTATGCTGATAAAGGTGATTTTGCAACAGCAGGTTATGTTGCTTTTCAGACCAAAGAAAAATTAGACAAAAGCATAATTAGTCTTGAAGTGGGGCAATTCAATACACAAAGGTTGGTGGGGATGCTCAACTTATTAGGAAATCAAAAAAAGCAATCAGCCTATATTGCTACCGAATATATTTTGAGCGATGGACCATTTGATAGTTCGCAAAATTTTAATAGAGTGAATTTGTTGGGTAAATACACGACCTTGATTGATGAGAATAGCAAATTTATCTTTACGGCTTCCCATTTTTCAAGTCGTTGGGATGCGTCAGGACAAATTCCGCAGCGTTTGGTGGACCAAGGATCGATTTCTAGATTTGGAGCTGTAGATAATACCGAAGGAGGAAGTACCTCTAGAACGAATATCAACGTTGCTTTGGTGAAATCTATTGATGAAAATACGTTTGTAAAAGCCAATGTTTTTTATTCTAAATATGATTTTGAATTATTTTCGAATTTTACATTTTTCTTAGACGATCCTATAAACGGCGATCAAATCAAGCAAAAAGAAAATCGTTCTATATATGGTATGAATTCTGAATGGAACAAAAAGCTAAAATACAACGATTGGAATGTGCTACTACAAGTTGGTGCTGGTTTTAGAGCAGATGCTACTATTGATACCGAATTATCTCACACCAAAGGTAGAACAACGGTTATAGACCCAATTAAGTTGGGAGATATTGAAGAGTTTAATGGTTTTAATTATTGGAATGCCGAATTCAGATACGGAAAGTTGATGATCAACCCAGCCGTTCGTTTTGATTATTTCAAATTTAATTACCAAGATAAATTGGCCGCAACCTATAGAACACAGTCAGAAACGGAATTTAAAGTTTCACCGAAATTGAATTTTATTTATACCCAAAATAATAGTTTGCAGTTCTTTTTTAAGACAGGATTTGGTTTTCATTCAAATGATGCTAGGGTAGTAGTGCAAAATAATGGAAAAGAAATTTTGCCAACATCGATTGGTTTTGATTTGGGTTCTATTTTCAAAGCAACACCCAAAGTGTTAGTAAATGCTGCTTTGTGGGCATTATACCTTCAACAAGAGTTTGTGTATGTAGGTGATGCAGGTGTGATTGAACCAAGCGGGAAAACCAAACGTATGGGAGCCGATTTAGGAATTCGTTATCAAATGAATGATTATTTGTTCTTAGATTCTGATGTTACCTACACTTATGCTAGAAGTATTGACGAACCATCTGGACAAAATTACATTCCGCTAGCGCCAGATTTTACAGCTACTGGAGGTTTGAGTTTTCAAAAATGGAATGGTTTCTCAGGAGGAATACATTACAGACACTTAAAAAGCCGACCTGCCAACGAAGATAATTCAATCATTGCCAAAGGATACGGAATTGTAGATTGCAATATCAATTATGATGTAAAAAATGTAACCTTCGGTTTGTCTGTCGAAAATCTATTTAATAAAGAATGGAATGAAACACAATTTGCAACCGAAACAAGATTGCAAAATGAACCCAATAGTGTAGAAGAAATTCATTTTACACCCGGAACCCCTTTTTACTTGAAAGGAAAGATTAGTTACAAATTTTAG